The nucleotide sequence ACTCTTTGCTACATCGGCTGGTCGATTTTTTCACTGACCGCAATGTGCCGGACGATGAAGATGAACGCATCGAAATGTTTGATCAGATTGAAAGCGAACACGCGGATGATATCGCTGAGCTTGATGATCGCTTTTATGATGCGGGTGAAAATCTGGTTGAAATGACGCTTAAGTTTGTCGCCAAAAACCTGAAAGATTTTCGTTAATCCTGTGTGTGGTTAACCCTTGTTTTTCATGATTCTCCCTGACACTGTAAGTGTTGGGGGTTTTGTTGTGTCTGAAGTGTGGGGGATGCCACATATAGGGCGGATGTGACGTCATTAGGAGACCGTATGTCTTGGCTGAAAACTCGTCTTGCCAGTTTTATCTTCGCCTTTCGAGGGCTCAAGCATTTATTTGCCAGTGAAGCGCATGCGCAGATTCACCTATTGGCCGCTGTTGCTGTTGTTGTTGCTGCTTTTGCAACCGGGGTTTCTACGTCAGAGTGGCTGGCTCTGGTCTTTGCTATCGTGTTGGTCATGGCAATGGAAGCGTTAAATACCGCACTTGAAGCTTTGGCGGATGCTTTGCATCCGGGCCATCACCCGTTGGTCGGTAAAGCCAAAGATGTTGCAGCCGCTGCTGTGTTATTGTGTGCTTTTGCTGCAGTCATTGTTGCGTGCCTTGTATTTTTACCACACTGGTTGTAGCGTGAGAGGACATTACCTGAAAGAAGTGGTGCCTTCGTACAATAACTTGCCTGTTGCAGCTTGCAATTAGCGGTCTCGGGCACTATAAAGCGGCTTCCGGCTTAATGATAAAAACAAACATAAAGGAAAATCTCATGGTACGTATTGTCACTCGTTTTGCGTT is from Bacterioplanoides sp. SCSIO 12839 and encodes:
- a CDS encoding diacylglycerol kinase: MSWLKTRLASFIFAFRGLKHLFASEAHAQIHLLAAVAVVVAAFATGVSTSEWLALVFAIVLVMAMEALNTALEALADALHPGHHPLVGKAKDVAAAAVLLCAFAAVIVACLVFLPHWL